From Triticum aestivum cultivar Chinese Spring chromosome 7B, IWGSC CS RefSeq v2.1, whole genome shotgun sequence:
catcgacaacgaagataggtcgggagttccgccaccgcaagcctctgtagccaccaaaaacctctcgggagcccgttccggcaccctaccggagggggaacccatcatcggtggccatcttcatcatcccggcgctatccatgacgaggagggattagttcaccctcggggttgagggtatgtaccagtagctatgtgtttgatctctctctctctcgtgttctctctctcgtgttctctctatgtcacaatcttgatgtatcacgagctttgctattatagttggatcttatgatgtttctccccctctactctcttgtgatgaattgagttttccctttgaagttatcttatcggattgagtctttaatgatttgagaacacttgatgtatgtcttaccgtgcttatctgtggtgacaatgggatatcacgtgccacttgatgtatgttttggtgatcaacttgcgggttccgcccatgaacctatgcataggggttggcacatgttttcgtcttgactctccggtagaaactttggggcattctttgaagtactttgtgttggttgaatagatgaatccgagattgtgtgatgcatatcatataatcatgcccaggatacttgaggtgacaatggagtatctaggtgacattagggttttggttgatttgtgtcttaaggtgttattctagtacgaactcttgaatagattgattcgaaagaataactttgaggtggtttcgtaccctaccataatctcttcgtttgttctccgctattagtggctttggagtgactctttgttgcattttgagggattgttatatgatctatctatgttattattgttgagagaacttgcactagtgaaagtatgaaccctaggccttgtttcctaccattgcaataccatttacgctcacttttatcgcttgctaccttgctgtttttacaatttcagattacaaatacctttatctactatccatattgcacttgtatcaccatctcttcgccgaactagtgcacctatacaatttaccattgtattgggtgtgttggggacacaagagactctttgttatttggttgcagggttgtttgagagagaccatcttcatcctatgactcccacggattgataaaccttaagtcatccacttgagggaaattttctactgtcctacaaacctatgcacttgcaggcccaacaacgtctataagaagaaggttgtgtagtagacatcagcgcccATAGTCacgccccggggatgtagccatatcggtgaacctcgttaacaaatctcagtgTCGTGCTTCTGTGATTGCTTGGTCTtcagatgatcgacggtatgccttggatttattctaacaagtggtatcagagctaggttgttCGGAGGCTGCTGATTGTTGATCTAGAGGTGGAGATATCGTGGAAGAATCAGCCGTTGAGATCGGAAGAGACAACATGGCGTCATTATCGCGTGAATAACGTCGAGTTGAAAGATGCTCGGAGTCGGCGAGGTCAAGACATGGCCTGCGGCAACGCAGCTGGCAGCTGGACCAAGTGCAGTCCGGCCCGGGGACGCGGTCACGCAGTCCAAGCAGGCGTGCGGCTGGAAGGGCCAGCGGCATCGTACATGATTCGATGAGACTTGTGTGTTTCAGCGATATGATCTGGATGCAATCAGAAGCAGACGAGTATGTTGGAGGTCTTGCTGATCGGATTACTTGAGCGCTCGTGCGTTCGCATGGAGCAGAAACCAACACGGCTCGTGGGCATACCTAGGGCATGGTAGGCTGGCACATGTGGCTGGTCTTGTGCTTCCTTGGTGGGCTAGGCCCTTGTGTAACCGTGAGGTGAAAGTGATGCTTCCCAGGTGCGTGCAGGCAAGGCCTAGTATGGTATACACGTGGAGATACGATGTGCAACACACCAACAAGCTTACGCGAGATTTGTTTGGACAAAAAAGTCTTCATGCATACACAAAGAGGCTACAAGCAaacaaggacaaggaaaaggaaaAATAGTGTTTTGTTTGGATGAAAGTTTTTTCTGCTAGGTCAAGTTTGTTGTGAGTGCTTCAGGGTGTGTGTGCAGCAAAGACAGCGACGAGCATATAGGGCTTGGAGGAGTCTAGACCGTGTCGTGGCAGAATCATGCATACACAGGCGCCCAAGAAATGCACAGATGTGCGAGCAGTCATGGTGCAAGGTGGAGCATGGTTGTAGCCGGACAAGTTTGGCTGGGTCGGACTATAGACAGTCCGACGGATCGACgcgagtcggttggtacagaagacggtggtgggatcggcgaggatgacataggagcgtgatgctgatggtgaccgacttctgggcgtggaaacacgtggcgcaggccccgagggcttgtgtggcttcgacaaggctatgacgcagggttgattcaagacggtgcacatgagagcttgaagtcgacggggcgcgagggtggactgatcatctaccgtggagtcatgttgaaggtggagctggattgaggggctacggtgaaATGATCCaaagaatcgaagcctattcagcggaaAAAAGTGAGGGACATGTAGTTCGGACCAGAGCCCAGTTGTTTgaggaagcgtgaaactcgtcatcggtcggtgatgatcgatggtactctgcagtggAGGTTGAGTgatgtgggttcgcgacccttgagactcgaccaagACAGTGGAGGCTCGGCGCTGTAATAGCGGCGAGGCATGCGGTACGCACGGGGCATGAAGACGGGCcggggctctggtggtcatacatgtggtgagacaactgcgaatttgactcaggatgactacaagcaacggtgaaattccttcaagttttagacaggcggtcaagaaaggagcgatgATGTTGAGTtaaggtaactcttatgtgtgatacgcaatatgtgagttgttcactttcacgcaggtcagtatcagtgtgtgatggcattggacggatactctgaaagttgggagcacaaattAGAGTAACAATgtacttaattttgctcgagtgttgactgtggtcaagaaaagaagggactacaagttgcaggtggagtcatatggagtctttggagtagcagcggtactcatgggataaactcaagttcattgtacatggaagtttgacacatggacaaattcaaggtgatggagaatattcgtcaaggtgaagtttgttagagttgtgtcaaatattgtgtacaaggtaggttacagttggacttgtagttgtattgtgtttagataggatatggagtcgtgtccaaataggacacttgtatactaggcctctcatatattgcgggggtagacacacgatgtaacatatgccaacataatatcACCGGAGCGCAGGGAAAGGCGGCGGCAtatgccggtgtccagggcgaccgggtgcggtattgtagtgtTATCATGGGGAgaagcgcccatagtcaggccccggggatgtagccatatcgatgaacctcgttaacaaatctcggtgtcgtgctcgtgtgattgcttggtcctcggatgatcgacggtatgcctcggatttattgtAACAAGAACCAAACAATGTCCTCCAGCACTTTCTTCTCTTTGTTCTTTATATTTTCTTTGCGAAATTTCTCATAGCTCCTTAATAACCCTCTACTTTAGACGTCTACCTACGTAGCATTCATTAAGATAGATATGAGGCGATGAACAGCACTTGAACATCCCTTATGCTTGGGTCCCGAAAGCTCAGCTGATGGGTGCGTCAATTCCTGATAAGAGTCTTCGTTATTTTCAGATATACGTACATCCCAAAAGCACGTACTCGGCGAACAATATGCAGTCGATGCATGTTCCGATGGATCTACTCCAGTTTGGACGGGTCGATTTCGGATGACAAGAATGGGCCAACTGTTAGTTATACTCAATGCGGAGCTGGGGCCTGTCTCGTACCGTGCGATGACAGGGAACATGGACGAGTCAGCAGGAAAGCAACCCCTCTTCTGCCTGGTGGTCCTCGACCAAGTCACCTCAGTATCTGCTAAACGACATGGATGGCTTGGCCTCGAGCTCGCGTCTCATCCATTTTTAGTTGGCGGTTTGATTCACCTGTGGATCCGTCGTAAAAATGCCACAAATGCACCATAATCGGTCGTGTTCTCTATTGTTAGGGAGTGTCTTCAGAAAGCCTGATGTAATGTGTCCTCTTTTACGAGGGCGGGTGGGCAATCTCAAAAACAAGGATTTTTTTTgtagtaatacgtgtctcattaatAAAATAAAGATTCACTCACAAGCCATGTAAACATCAAcattacaaaactgaaaagataggatAACCTTATGAAAAAACAACGTATGTCCCTCTCCACTAAGGAAAAGAAGACAGATCACCTTTTCACCCAAAGCTTGaggcggctccatcgctgatcagcagCTTTACGGAATTTCAAAGTAGTTTGCCTGAAGCAAAATCGTTGCCATTGAAAGAATTAGACCGGGGCAATGTGTTCCCAAACACGTCATCGAACTTTAGAACTGACACCCAGATAGCAACTGCACCGAATGATACGTAGGAGTACGCCAGCACCACCGTATGAAATACCGCGGAGAATTTCCGACCAGACGACACGGCCACAGATATCAGCTGAGATCGTCAGCACATGCTCGTACAAAATACGTGACGGCCAAGTAGCCTCAGAAACTTCAACGCCCGCACGTTGCCCGCGTGTCGTGTTACTACCGTGTAATTGCACTTGCACACCACCCGGACCGGTCGACCGACGCGCTCTGCTGTGCTAGACCGGGCTGCGTTTTGCATATAAAACCTCGCCCGCCGCCGCTCCCAACGCCCACCGCAGCCAGTCCCGTCGCGAAACCCAACGCGCGCGCACGcacgctccctctctctctccccccgaaTGGAGCGGCAGCCTCGGCCGCAGCTGGCCGTGGCGGAGGAGGCCATCGCGCTCTACGACACCTACTGGTACCGCCGCCTCGTGCTCAACGCCTACTCCCCTCCCGCGCCTCCCCCGCCGGCGCCTGAGCGCGAGCAGCCGGAGCAGGCGCCGGCGGAGGAGAGCAAGAGCCAGCTGCAGCGGGCTCCGTCCGGGCTGCAGCGGCACCGCCGGACGCGGAGCGACGAGGCCAAGGCCGCCGCGTTCCACGGCCAGCTGGAGCCGCTCAAGATCCCCACCAGCCACCGCGCGAGGCTCGAGACCATCCTGTCCGGAAAGGACGGCCTGGCCGCGCCGGAGCCGCTACCGGAGCGCCGGAGGCCGGAGGCGCGGCGGCCcggcgggaggaggcggaggagccgCCGCGGGCGGAGCCTGTCGGAGCTGGAGTTCGAGGAGGTGAAGGGCCTGCAGGACCTCGGCTTCACCTTCTCCGAGACCGAGGTCGACGCCGAGCTCGCGTCCATCGTGCCGGGGCTCAGGCGGCTGCGCGCGGAGGAAGAAGCCAGAAGAGccaaggcggcggaggcggcagcctGCGCCGAGGAGGAAGCCTGTAGGAGCAGGGCCGCTGCGGAGGCCTCCGACGCGGCGCCGAGGAGGCCGTACTTGTCCGAGGCgtgggaggacgaggaggcggaggTGAGGCGGATGCTGAGCAACTTCAGGATCCCGGCCGCCGCCGACGGCGCTGACCTCAAGGAGAACCTCCGGCTCTGGGCGCACACCGTGGCCTCCGCCGTCCGGTGACTGCTTTGACCAAGAGTCCACCTTTTTTCCCTTTTGCCGTGCAGTGGGTGGAATGATGAACTGTAAATATTTTTTGCCATGTGCATGCGCATCTTTTCAAGTTATTTTAGCAGCAGCTTGCGTTAGTTTAGTCACGACAATGTAAAATGTATTCGAAGTTCAAATTCACGAACATGTAACTGAATACAGGCTCTTGCAAGCAACAAAAGGAAATGTGAACGAGGGGGCGCAGAAATTTTTGATCCGATTGACAGGCTGATCTGATATCATTGTTTCGGTGTCAGTGGCAAGAAAGCATTTCCGGTTGCTTTGAAGCTAAGAATTCTTGCATAATTCCTTGTCAACTTTTATCATCTTGACATGACGTGACTGGGACGAACAATCCAGAGCTGGGTGCCGTTGATTTGTGGAAACCAGGCAGCAGCGCCGGGACAGCAAGGCCACTGGCCACCAGCTGCGTTGATCTGAGAAAAGAGGAAATAAAATGATTCCATGTTGCCTCCCATGGTTTTACGCTTTTCAGATCCGCCACAAGGCTCTCGCTCCATGGATTCCTATTTTGGGAACTTCCATGCAGGTTAATCACGTGACGACGTGCCATCGATGGTATCATTGGCTTTGTTAATCTGTTGCTGAGTCCGTAGCACATTTTCCATGAGCGCTAAAGTATTCAGGAGATTAGGACACGTGAACTGTGCGATGCACGCAACGGGTAGTTAATTCTCTGTTGCGGCCGCCTATTTGACGCGGTCTCACCAGATGGTACAGGCGTTAGAATTTTTTTTCAGCTATCAGTCACCTTCTTCGAGTAGCCCCAAGGGTGAGACGGGGGTGCCACGGCGAGGTTGGCTATGGATGAGATGACAACGACATCAACAGGGAAGGAGAGTTTGGGATTGACGGCGTGTGGAAGGGGGAGGCGGGCATGGAAGGGCAAGGCCGGTGTGTTAACGTGACTAGCGTCGCCGGCCATTAGCCCCAGGTGGCGGTGCCAGGCAATTAGATCGGGGTCGAGCTGGATGGCTCTcaagagaagaggaggaagaaggtgctgCCACTGTTGGGATTCAATCAGACGGTTGCGACAATTTGAATTGACTAATTCTTTTAAATGCGCCTATGCAATACCTTACTTTTTTTCGcatgataatacgtgtctcatttataaaaTAAAGATCCAGTTACAAGGCACGTAAGCACCGACATTACAGTACTGAAAAGATAGGATAATCCTATGCATAATACCAGCGCCTGTTCCTCTCCTACGACACCACCGAAGCGACCaccaaaggaaaagaaaacagatcacctcttcacccgagctcgacgcggctccatcgctgatcagcagctttacggacctcGAAAGTAGTTTGCCAGAAGGAAAACCAttgccgttgaaagaatcagaccgtggcaacatgtccccggacacgccatcgaactctagATCTGACACCCCCGCACGACAACGACGTCGAAGGAGGAAACCAGAACTGTCAGCCACCAACCACAAACCCAGCACGGGATGcaccatcttccagctgtcacttgcgCAAACAACCGTCTGCACATACTCCTGGATGACAAAACCTTCCTGCTCCACCATGACATCGGAGACAACGCCACAGCAAcggggacagagcagaaggagagacaTACCTGatgaagtcgccgccgccgcctcgccaacaTCACCCATGAACCCTAACATAGCCGATCTGAAGGATCAGCAATcacacgatgccatcaactccgagacgccgcCATCAACGGCACCGCCGGTGTGGGAGTGAAGCtgaggcagatttattcgtccGGGCGCCGCTCCCACCACCCCAACGGCGCACCATGACCTACAAATCCAAAACCTAACTACAGAACGAAGGAACGGGGTCCCCCCTCCCTCCCGCCGTGAATATTCTGCGTGCCAACTTACTACAAACACGTGACATTTATTGTATGAGTACAAGTACATGTATGCCATGATCGTTATACTGTAATAACTCATACCTAGCGGCCCAACCAAGCCTTTTATCAAAAAATACAAGACAAATAGCTTAGTTGCTCCTATGTGATTTCCACGAGCGATTCATACTATGTGTATCTTTTTTGTCGATGGCCACATTTAACTAGCGATGGCGGTGGTGGAGAGCGAGGCAAATTCAGACTCGACACATGTTTAGATTGGTAGGTTCAATTCGACAATCTTGATCTGCACATTAAGGATTGGAGTAGCGAGAGGAGTACCATGGCTGAATAAGAACTCGTGCTTCAAGCCTTCAAGGGAGGACAATTGTTGCAGTGGAGGCGGGGGAGGGCAAGCAATGAACGACGAATGTAAAGTGAGTGGGTGAGTAGTAGTGTGATATGTCTCAAACGtgtctactttttcaaacacttttatCCTTATTTTAAacactaatttgcatgattttaatggaacttacccggactgacgttgttttcagtagaattgtcatggtattgtttttgtgtagaaataaattTCTCGGATtgggctaaaaatttacggagaatattttcagaatatataaaaaatactggcgaagagAAATACCGGAAGGGGGGCCACCAGGGCGCCACAAGACCAGGGTCGCGCGCACCCCCAGGGTGCGCCTGGCAGGCTTGTGGACCCTGGCAGCTTcggcaaccctaactccaactccataagtacctaTTCGTCCAGAAAAAATCAGAGACAAGGAATCATCATGTTTTTCGATATGGAGACGCCGCCACcttctgttcttcatcgggagggctgatctggagtccgttcggggctccagagagggggattcgacgctgtcatcatcatcaaccatccttcatcatcGATTTCATGATGCTaaccaccgagagtgagtaatcccttcgtaggcttgctagacgatgatggcttggatgagatttatcatgtaaccgagtcagttttgttagggcttgatacatagtgtccactatgttctgagattgatgttgctatgagtttgccaTGCTCAATgtttgtcattagggcccgagtgccatgatttcagatatggaCCTTTTATGCTTTcatcaatatatttgtgttcttgatccgatcttgcaagttgtatgcacctatttCGTGtttgatccgcataccccaaggtgacaataattgagattcttgttggggaacgtagtaatttcaaaaaaattcctacgcacacacaagatcatggtgatgcatagcaacaagaagggagagtgttgtccacgtaccctcgtagaccgaaagcggaagcgttagcacaacgcggttgatgtagtcatatgtcttcacgatccgactgatcaagtaccgaacgcacgacacctccgagttcagcacacgttcaactcgatgacgtccctcgaactccgatccagccgagctttgagggatagttccgtcagcacaacggcgtggtgacgatgatgatgttctaccgacgcagggcttcgcctaagcaccgctacgatattctcgaggtggattatggtggaggggggcaccgcacacggctaagagatctcaaggatcaagtgttgttgttgtgtctagaggtgccccctgcccacgtatataaaggagcaaggggggagggggcggccgactagggaggaggcgcgccatggggagtcctactcccaccgggagtaggactccctcctttccttgttggactaggagaaggggggaagcgGAGGGAGAGAGATgaatgaagggggggggggggggcgccgccctcctctccttgtcctattcagactagggggaggggtgtgcggccctgccctgcccgcctctcctcttctccactaaggcccactatggcccattaagcccccgggggggtccggtaacccctcggtactccggtaaaatcccaatttcacccggaacatttccgatatccaaatataggcttccaatatatcaatcttcatgtctcgaccatttcgagactcctcgtcatgtccgtgatcacatccgggactccgaacaaccttcggtgcatcaaaactcataaactcataatataaccgtcattgaaactttaagcgtgcggaccctacgggttcgagaactatgtagacatgaccgagacacgtctccggtcaataaccaacagcggaacctggatgctcatattggctcctacatgttctacgaagatctttatcggtcaaaccgcataagaacatacgttgttccctttgtcatcggtatgttacttgcccgagattccatcg
This genomic window contains:
- the LOC123157792 gene encoding translation initiation factor IF-2; the encoded protein is MERQPRPQLAVAEEAIALYDTYWYRRLVLNAYSPPAPPPPAPEREQPEQAPAEESKSQLQRAPSGLQRHRRTRSDEAKAAAFHGQLEPLKIPTSHRARLETILSGKDGLAAPEPLPERRRPEARRPGGRRRRSRRGRSLSELEFEEVKGLQDLGFTFSETEVDAELASIVPGLRRLRAEEEARRAKAAEAAACAEEEACRSRAAAEASDAAPRRPYLSEAWEDEEAEVRRMLSNFRIPAAADGADLKENLRLWAHTVASAVR